One region of Nitrosopumilaceae archaeon genomic DNA includes:
- a CDS encoding tRNA (5-methylaminomethyl-2-thiouridylate)-methyltransferase, whose protein sequence is MEEKKKIVALLSGGLDSRLAIKMMQKQGFEVEAVAIKTPFCDFDCGRGCGFEIRETADNLGVNLKTVYLGDEYIEMLKHPKHGFGSGMNPCIDCRAMMFEAGKKHMEEIGAEFIISGEVLGQRPMSQHGPALRTIEKESGLEGKIVRPLSAALLPPTEPELNGLIKREDLGKIRGRSRKDQLRMAQEFGIENPPNAGGGCLLTDPKFAIRAKDLFKHIQTPTTNDIDLLKIGRHFRFDEKTKFIVGRNQDENEMLKALALDGDVLLETKDHVGPVSLIRGEISQNLLGLAAAITLRYSDAPKDVPSVVVSQKKDIKSEISAMPVDESSYLQYRI, encoded by the coding sequence GTGGAAGAAAAAAAGAAGATTGTAGCATTATTGTCAGGCGGTCTTGACAGCCGACTAGCTATCAAAATGATGCAGAAACAAGGATTTGAGGTAGAAGCAGTAGCGATCAAGACACCATTTTGTGATTTTGATTGTGGAAGAGGATGCGGTTTTGAAATACGAGAAACTGCAGACAATCTAGGTGTAAATCTAAAAACAGTTTATCTTGGAGATGAGTATATTGAGATGCTAAAGCATCCAAAGCATGGATTTGGATCGGGAATGAATCCATGCATTGATTGTAGAGCAATGATGTTTGAAGCTGGAAAAAAACATATGGAAGAGATCGGTGCCGAATTTATAATTTCAGGCGAAGTTTTAGGTCAAAGACCAATGAGCCAGCACGGTCCAGCTCTTAGAACAATTGAAAAAGAATCTGGTCTTGAGGGAAAAATAGTAAGACCACTTTCAGCAGCTTTGCTTCCACCTACAGAACCAGAACTAAACGGCTTGATTAAAAGAGAGGATTTGGGAAAGATAAGGGGTCGATCAAGAAAGGATCAGTTAAGAATGGCACAAGAATTTGGAATTGAAAATCCACCAAATGCGGGTGGTGGTTGTCTTTTAACAGATCCAAAATTTGCTATCAGAGCAAAAGATCTTTTCAAACATATACAAACACCAACTACTAATGATATTGATCTATTAAAAATTGGAAGACATTTCAGATTTGATGAGAAAACGAAATTCATTGTTGGAAGAAACCAAGATGAAAATGAAATGCTCAAAGCTTTAGCATTAGATGGTGATGTGTTACTTGAAACAAAAGATCATGTTGGACCAGTTTCATTAATCCGGGGAGAAATTTCTCAAAACCTTTTGGGATTAGCTGCAGCTATTACACTGCGATATTCCGATGCACCAAAAGATGTCCCAAGTGTTGTGGTATCACAGAAAAAGGACATAAAGTCAGAAATTTCAGCAATGCCAGTTGACGAGTCTTCTTACCTGCAATACAGAATTTAG
- a CDS encoding phosphopantothenate/pantothenate synthetase: MLIPKSHPRAASLHIRERLVSGYKLGLVIEEGLLAHGRGEMFDYLIGEKTSKYSLKAIKAASESLILAKSPVISVNGNFAALCPKEIVQLAKIINAKIEINLFYANEKRKKNIAKALKKYGAKEILGLDPKYSKTIPKLDSARRIVDQRGIFSADVVLVPLEDGDRTIALKKFGKKIITFDLNPMSRTAQTADITIVDNVIRGMKILIDYSKTLVKKRNPPKIKFDNKKNLAFSINLVKKNLRRMANA; the protein is encoded by the coding sequence GTGCTAATTCCAAAATCACATCCTAGGGCTGCATCCCTACATATCAGAGAAAGACTAGTTTCAGGATACAAGTTGGGTTTGGTAATAGAAGAAGGCCTTTTAGCTCATGGTAGGGGCGAGATGTTTGACTATCTCATAGGGGAAAAAACCTCAAAATACTCTCTGAAAGCCATAAAAGCTGCCTCAGAATCTCTCATTTTGGCAAAATCGCCAGTCATATCAGTAAATGGGAACTTTGCTGCATTATGTCCAAAAGAGATCGTGCAGCTTGCCAAGATAATTAATGCAAAAATTGAAATCAATCTGTTTTATGCAAATGAAAAAAGAAAGAAAAACATTGCAAAGGCTTTGAAAAAATATGGTGCGAAAGAGATTTTGGGACTTGATCCTAAATATTCTAAAACAATTCCAAAGCTAGATAGTGCAAGAAGAATTGTAGATCAGAGAGGAATATTTTCTGCTGATGTTGTTTTGGTACCACTTGAGGATGGTGATAGAACAATTGCATTAAAAAAATTTGGAAAGAAAATAATCACTTTTGATCTAAACCCCATGTCCAGAACTGCACAGACAGCTGATATCACAATTGTAGATAATGTCATTAGAGGAATGAAAATTCTAATTGATTATTCTAAAACACTTGTAAAGAAAAGGAATCCTCCAAAAATTAAATTTGACAACAAGAAAAACTTGGCATTTTCTATTAATCTTGTGAAAAAAAATCTTAGGAGAATGGCAAATGCCTAA
- the panB gene encoding 3-methyl-2-oxobutanoate hydroxymethyltransferase: MPKSVRDILSMKNSKKITVLTAYDYTTAQLCDKAGIDILLVGDSGGMVMLGYENTIPVTMEQMCFFTEAVARGRQNAMVVADLPFMSYQASKSQAIENSGKLIKAGADAVKLEGGLEVKDTVHAIVEVGIPVMGHIGFQPQTTTLQEGYKVQAKTRDAAVKLIEAAKVLEEAGAFSIALEMVTKEVSKIISNSINIPTIGIGSGSDCDGQVLVIHDVLGLYEKIKPKFAKRYLELSGEVVKAVTSYKNDVISGKFPANEHSFSMDKSELERLKKEIA, translated from the coding sequence ATGCCTAAATCTGTAAGGGATATTCTATCGATGAAAAATTCTAAAAAAATTACTGTACTTACTGCATATGATTATACCACAGCTCAGCTTTGCGACAAGGCAGGAATAGACATCTTACTTGTTGGAGACAGTGGTGGGATGGTGATGCTTGGTTATGAAAATACGATTCCAGTTACAATGGAGCAGATGTGTTTCTTTACAGAAGCTGTTGCAAGAGGAAGACAAAATGCAATGGTTGTGGCAGATCTACCTTTCATGTCATACCAAGCAAGTAAATCTCAAGCAATAGAAAATTCAGGTAAATTAATCAAGGCAGGAGCAGATGCTGTCAAGCTAGAAGGTGGCCTTGAGGTAAAAGATACTGTTCATGCTATAGTAGAAGTAGGTATACCTGTAATGGGTCATATTGGATTTCAGCCACAAACTACCACTCTGCAGGAAGGATACAAGGTTCAGGCAAAGACAAGAGATGCTGCAGTAAAGCTAATCGAGGCTGCAAAAGTACTCGAAGAGGCGGGAGCTTTTAGCATAGCTTTAGAGATGGTTACAAAAGAAGTATCAAAGATAATTTCAAATTCTATCAACATTCCAACAATAGGAATTGGATCTGGATCAGATTGTGATGGTCAGGTCCTTGTTATTCATGATGTATTAGGATTGTATGAAAAAATAAAACCAAAGTTTGCTAAAAGATATCTTGAGCTTTCTGGTGAGGTTGTTAAAGCTGTTACATCTTATAAAAATGATGTAATATCAGGCAAGTTTCCAGCTAATGAGCATTCTTTTTCTATGGACAAGTCCGAGCTTGAAAGGTTGAAAAAAGAAATTGCATAA
- a CDS encoding GHMP kinase, with translation MQAIAFCPGHITGFFKAEIDEKRPELQGSIGAGFCIKEGVTTRVNISSSKKPSFKIKVTGYQSDNTQVSEFVIGEFFNLVKENYFVDVEHQIEIPVGYGLGSSGAVALSLAFALNKAFQTNLSRTQIGQIAHKAEIFCKTGLGTVLSSYHGGFEIRTKQGAPGIGSLRKIHMDSSAIVICFSPISTKKFIKNDLSKINGLGGKMVGKLIKSRDYQEFLDMSLEFAKYVNVITPKMHTVIKDLQKNGFKCGVAMFGETVFTLIPKSKEELVIEILKKYDGGIMIKSSIDTSGARVS, from the coding sequence ATGCAGGCAATAGCCTTCTGTCCAGGTCATATTACCGGTTTTTTCAAAGCTGAGATAGATGAGAAGAGACCAGAGCTTCAAGGTTCTATTGGAGCAGGATTCTGTATAAAGGAAGGTGTTACTACACGTGTCAACATTTCAAGTTCTAAGAAACCTAGTTTTAAAATAAAAGTTACAGGATATCAATCGGATAACACCCAAGTTTCTGAGTTTGTAATTGGGGAATTTTTCAATCTTGTAAAAGAAAATTATTTTGTAGATGTTGAGCATCAAATTGAAATTCCAGTTGGTTATGGACTTGGCTCAAGCGGTGCTGTTGCACTAAGCTTGGCATTTGCATTAAACAAAGCATTCCAAACAAATCTTTCTAGAACCCAGATTGGGCAGATAGCTCACAAAGCAGAAATTTTTTGTAAAACTGGTCTTGGGACTGTTTTATCTTCATACCATGGAGGTTTTGAGATTAGAACAAAACAAGGTGCACCCGGTATTGGATCATTAAGAAAAATTCATATGGATTCTTCTGCAATAGTGATTTGTTTTTCCCCTATTTCAACTAAAAAATTCATAAAAAATGATTTGTCAAAAATAAATGGCCTTGGTGGAAAGATGGTAGGTAAGCTAATTAAATCAAGAGATTATCAGGAATTTTTAGACATGTCGTTGGAATTTGCAAAATATGTTAACGTTATCACACCAAAGATGCATACTGTAATTAAAGATCTTCAAAAAAATGGTTTCAAGTGTGGTGTTGCAATGTTTGGAGAAACTGTCTTTACTTTAATTCCCAAATCAAAAGAGGAACTAGTGATTGAGATTTTGAAAAAATATGATGGCGGTATTATGATCAAATCAAGTATTGATACTAGCGGAGCAAGGGTTTCCTAG
- the coaBC gene encoding bifunctional phosphopantothenoylcysteine decarboxylase/phosphopantothenate--cysteine ligase CoaBC — translation MHKHPSFDIVGSSGTELTGKKIVLCISGSVAAYKAIELARLFMRYGADVTCVASKAATNLIKSSYFKWATGNKVITQLTGDLEHIKVADYKRSDLIVVYPCTANTLGKLANGIDDTPISTVLSVGLGSKIPIVIALAMHEAMYENPAVAKNIEFLKKKIDFIAPSFVEGKAKAAEPEEVLDFVLKKFGSSPILRGKKVLMTAGPTIEYIDPVRVITNQSSGKTGVLLASELVSAGAKVTFIYGPGTEQPPKGAKVIKVETAQEMLNAVRKEMKQKFDIVVLAAAASDYTLEKPSKTKIKSDLDKIVLKLKRVTKIIDEIKKIQKDVFLVGFKAETNLPKEKLISEARKKLRESSADLIVANDIGLKKYKENPDYNNIIIVDSKKTVQLGWKKKLEIVKFVRKEIEKRISMFK, via the coding sequence TTGCATAAACATCCATCATTTGATATTGTTGGCTCAAGTGGAACTGAGCTTACTGGAAAAAAAATTGTCTTGTGTATATCTGGGAGTGTTGCAGCATACAAGGCAATTGAATTAGCTAGACTGTTTATGAGATATGGTGCAGATGTCACTTGCGTTGCAAGCAAAGCTGCAACAAATCTGATCAAGTCAAGTTATTTTAAGTGGGCAACTGGAAACAAAGTAATTACACAACTTACTGGCGATCTTGAACACATCAAGGTTGCAGATTACAAACGTTCGGATCTGATTGTGGTTTATCCTTGTACTGCAAACACACTTGGGAAATTGGCAAACGGAATTGATGATACGCCAATTTCTACTGTCTTGAGTGTTGGACTAGGTTCCAAAATACCAATTGTTATTGCACTTGCCATGCATGAAGCCATGTATGAGAATCCTGCAGTGGCAAAAAATATAGAGTTTCTAAAAAAGAAAATTGATTTTATTGCTCCAAGCTTTGTTGAAGGCAAGGCAAAAGCTGCCGAGCCTGAGGAAGTGCTTGATTTTGTGCTCAAAAAGTTTGGTTCCTCACCTATTTTGAGAGGAAAAAAGGTGTTAATGACTGCAGGTCCTACAATTGAGTACATTGACCCAGTACGAGTAATTACAAATCAAAGCTCAGGCAAGACTGGTGTTTTGTTGGCATCAGAGCTTGTTTCTGCTGGTGCCAAAGTCACTTTCATTTATGGCCCAGGAACAGAACAGCCACCTAAAGGTGCCAAAGTCATAAAAGTTGAAACAGCCCAAGAAATGCTAAACGCTGTAAGAAAAGAGATGAAACAAAAATTTGATATTGTGGTTTTAGCTGCTGCAGCATCTGATTATACTTTAGAAAAACCAAGCAAGACAAAGATTAAAAGTGATCTTGATAAGATTGTTCTAAAATTAAAACGAGTTACAAAAATCATTGATGAGATTAAAAAAATACAGAAAGATGTTTTTCTTGTTGGGTTTAAAGCGGAAACCAATCTACCCAAAGAGAAATTGATCAGTGAAGCAAGAAAAAAACTAAGAGAATCAAGCGCTGATCTTATTGTAGCAAACGATATTGGATTGAAAAAATATAAAGAAAATCCAGACTACAACAATATAATTATCGTAGATTCAAAGAAAACGGTTCAATTAGGATGGAAGAAAAAATTAGAAATTGTCAAATTTGTCCGTAAAGAAATAGAAAAACGAATTTCTATGTTTAAATAA
- a CDS encoding aminopeptidase P family protein — MQKRRQNLLKFCNKIDCDSLVAFEPENLYYMTGFWGEAIGILDKNGTTIVSPELEMGRAKEESTNCKIVKSERGKGSLSTLIGLLKGKNICTDSNNYDVIQTLKKSISGVKSTTEPFYRAREVKDSKEIGLLKKASSILDEIYDLCVDEIKIGQSESELQTILMSYAMEKEAFATGYKSTLNPLIIAGGPNSALPHAQVTKRKFVSGDMIVVDLTLRYKGYVSDATRTFGLGTISSEAKKVYEIVKQSQEAGLKAVKPKASCKSIDDVCRKIITKKGYGKYFIHSTGHGLGLEVHELPCLSPLSKTNLEKNMAITVEPGIYLPNKFGVRIEDSVIVNNKADVMHKFTKDLIII, encoded by the coding sequence TTGCAAAAACGTAGGCAAAACCTTCTGAAATTTTGTAATAAAATAGACTGTGATAGTCTAGTGGCATTTGAGCCTGAAAACCTCTATTACATGACAGGATTTTGGGGCGAGGCAATTGGAATATTGGACAAAAATGGTACTACGATTGTATCTCCGGAACTAGAGATGGGTCGTGCTAAGGAAGAGTCTACTAACTGTAAGATAGTAAAATCGGAGCGCGGCAAAGGATCACTTTCTACTCTTATTGGATTGCTAAAAGGCAAGAATATTTGTACAGATAGTAACAATTACGATGTAATTCAGACGCTCAAAAAATCCATTTCTGGTGTAAAATCAACTACAGAACCATTTTACCGCGCAAGGGAGGTAAAAGATTCAAAAGAAATTGGACTCCTAAAGAAGGCATCTTCGATACTAGATGAAATATACGATCTTTGTGTTGATGAAATCAAAATAGGGCAGTCAGAGTCTGAGCTTCAAACTATCTTAATGTCGTATGCAATGGAAAAAGAAGCATTTGCAACTGGATACAAGTCAACTCTTAATCCTCTAATAATAGCTGGTGGACCAAATAGTGCATTACCACATGCACAGGTGACAAAAAGAAAGTTTGTAAGCGGTGACATGATTGTAGTTGATCTCACACTACGATACAAGGGATATGTCTCTGATGCAACAAGAACATTTGGACTGGGGACTATTTCAAGTGAAGCAAAAAAAGTCTATGAAATTGTAAAACAATCGCAGGAAGCTGGCCTTAAAGCTGTTAAACCAAAAGCTTCTTGCAAATCAATAGATGATGTCTGTAGAAAAATAATCACAAAGAAAGGATATGGAAAATATTTCATTCATTCTACTGGTCATGGATTAGGACTAGAAGTTCATGAACTGCCATGTTTGAGTCCATTAAGTAAGACAAATCTTGAAAAAAATATGGCAATAACTGTAGAACCAGGAATTTATCTTCCAAACAAATTCGGTGTAAGAATTGAAGATTCTGTTATAGTAAATAACAAAGCTGATGTGATGCACAAGTTTACGAAAGATTTGATTATCATTTGA
- a CDS encoding beta-CASP ribonuclease aCPSF1 has protein sequence MQRKQQQREISPSTNIMGTILQSIPKEADVTKIDYEGPRIAIYTRKPRYLMEHNEVISNMVNVIKKRIVVRTEESIRKSEEEARQILTQSMPKDADLRGTFFDTAIGEVTLEVKRPWLLYNTETFNMADVVEKTGWRLRIRKATANQSQTIQTINYNLKISSSERSKHLKQVGEEIFRPKLSEDAEVSLLTLGGFSQVGRSCMLLTTHESKILIDCGVNPGTRNAQEAYPRLDWTNITLDELDAIVISHAHLDHTGFLPALFKYGYKGPVYCSEPTLPMMNLIQLDAIKVAAAQGRVPLYSERDVKQVMKQTITLPYGTVTDISPDIKLVLSNAGHILGSASCHFHIGNGDHNFVYTGDLKYGKTMLLESASWNFPRVETLLIESTYGAKEDIQPSREEVEAAFIKSVNETLRNGGKVLIPIPAVGRAQELMMVIDQYMKSGQIVESPVFMEGMIQEATSIHEAYPEYLARELRQKILETDDNPFDSEYFTNIEHADAREEPLREGPCIIIATSGMLEGGPVLEYFKNIAPVQKNKILFVSYQVNGTLGRRVLDGSRQVSVVGKEGKIEVININCSTEKLDGFSGHSDYNQLMSYVHKLRPKLRRVIVNHGERRKCENLSASIHRMFRITTVCPQVQEGIRLL, from the coding sequence TTGCAAAGAAAACAACAACAACGTGAAATATCGCCATCCACAAACATAATGGGTACAATACTACAAAGTATCCCAAAAGAAGCTGATGTTACCAAAATAGATTATGAAGGTCCAAGAATTGCAATTTATACAAGAAAACCCCGTTATCTGATGGAACACAACGAAGTAATCTCTAACATGGTAAATGTGATAAAAAAGAGAATCGTTGTAAGAACAGAAGAATCCATACGAAAATCTGAGGAAGAAGCAAGGCAGATTCTTACTCAATCAATGCCAAAAGATGCAGATCTGCGTGGTACCTTTTTTGATACTGCAATAGGTGAGGTAACACTTGAAGTAAAGCGGCCGTGGCTTTTGTATAATACTGAAACATTCAACATGGCTGATGTTGTTGAAAAGACAGGTTGGAGACTACGAATAAGAAAAGCTACTGCAAATCAATCACAAACAATACAAACCATAAACTATAACCTAAAGATTTCATCTTCAGAGAGAAGTAAGCATCTCAAACAAGTTGGAGAAGAAATTTTCAGACCAAAACTTTCAGAAGATGCCGAAGTTTCTCTTCTTACATTGGGCGGATTTAGTCAAGTTGGTAGATCTTGTATGCTTTTAACAACACATGAAAGCAAAATTTTGATAGATTGTGGTGTCAACCCCGGTACCAGAAATGCACAAGAAGCATATCCAAGACTTGATTGGACTAATATCACACTAGACGAACTTGATGCAATTGTAATCAGTCATGCACATCTTGATCATACTGGATTCTTACCTGCCCTTTTCAAATATGGCTACAAGGGACCTGTCTATTGTTCTGAACCAACTTTACCAATGATGAATCTAATTCAGCTTGATGCAATCAAAGTTGCTGCTGCTCAGGGCAGAGTTCCGCTATATTCTGAAAGAGATGTCAAGCAAGTCATGAAGCAAACAATAACACTTCCATATGGAACTGTAACAGACATTTCTCCAGACATCAAACTTGTTCTTTCCAACGCAGGTCACATATTGGGCTCTGCTTCTTGTCACTTTCACATAGGAAATGGTGACCACAACTTTGTCTACACTGGAGATCTCAAATATGGAAAAACAATGCTTCTTGAAAGTGCATCTTGGAACTTTCCACGTGTTGAAACCCTTCTGATAGAAAGTACCTATGGTGCAAAAGAGGATATCCAGCCTTCACGAGAAGAAGTAGAGGCTGCATTCATCAAATCGGTAAATGAGACGCTAAGAAACGGTGGTAAGGTACTAATTCCAATACCAGCAGTTGGTCGTGCACAGGAACTTATGATGGTAATAGATCAATACATGAAGTCAGGGCAAATAGTAGAATCTCCCGTATTTATGGAGGGAATGATCCAAGAAGCAACATCAATTCATGAGGCCTATCCAGAATATCTTGCACGCGAATTGCGACAAAAGATTTTGGAAACAGATGATAATCCATTTGATTCTGAATATTTCACAAATATTGAACATGCTGATGCAAGAGAAGAACCATTACGTGAAGGTCCATGTATTATAATTGCAACATCTGGAATGCTGGAAGGAGGACCTGTCTTGGAATATTTCAAAAACATTGCACCTGTTCAAAAAAATAAAATTTTGTTTGTTTCATATCAGGTTAATGGAACCCTGGGAAGGAGAGTGCTTGATGGTTCACGACAAGTTTCAGTTGTTGGAAAAGAAGGAAAAATAGAAGTAATTAACATAAACTGTTCTACAGAAAAACTTGATGGATTTAGTGGTCACAGCGACTACAACCAACTTATGTCATATGTACACAAACTACGACCAAAACTACGAAGAGTGATTGTAAATCACGGTGAAAGAAGGAAATGTGAAAATCTTTCTGCATCAATTCACAGAATGTTTAGAATCACAACTGTTTGTCCTCAAGTACAAGAAGGAATAAGATTACTTTAG
- the sepF gene encoding cell division protein SepF, with protein MQTQKAPTYLKAITLRDTSDVHSVKEDIKKNMILVLRVTPLAQKNVDELRKVVEEIYAIAKTHDADIARLGEERIIVTPPGVKIWKAEYDLK; from the coding sequence ATGCAGACTCAAAAGGCACCCACTTACTTGAAAGCCATCACATTAAGGGATACTAGTGATGTGCATTCCGTAAAAGAGGATATCAAAAAAAACATGATTCTGGTGTTAAGGGTAACCCCACTTGCACAAAAAAATGTAGATGAGTTAAGAAAAGTAGTAGAAGAAATTTATGCCATTGCAAAAACTCATGACGCAGATATTGCAAGATTAGGAGAAGAAAGAATTATTGTCACTCCTCCAGGTGTTAAGATCTGGAAAGCAGAGTACGATCTAAAGTAA
- a CDS encoding fibronectin type III domain-containing protein has product MKFSQFFVPTAVFFVMIGIWAVTPNIAHAMTPTPTERPTDLTATAVSPTQINLSWNAPTENYGKTIIGYKIEQRLGGGNYFTLVANTNRIITTYSLTGLTTDTTYTYRVSAVYHDDTSTDPSNAASATPTTTSAPPPTPSLTSPITNVKFDFTPSDGTTLTAVIITQSDYQQLQYEKNPRSIISNALPTTETITNDLAGILTYQNYHLSPTSVPGPLMAQAVSPTQINLSWLPPIENYQQSIIGYKIDLKRAPGDYVIIDDNTGNDTTKYSIVSLKTGTTYTYRVSAIYSDHTISNPSNEASAITLQSLQPISQTTPPPTTTSSQPTPTPQPVMNVKFDFTASDGTTLTAVIITQSDYQQLIVIKDPRSLISNVTETTNTINNNLSGLLRYQTIHSPQETTSPQQTYNYTPPIPNNTNSPNIGLLWGVATSVIASGVIGIITWFVKTKVAKKIAKEYYFTLEKIIEDGIQHIRIRNSGPTIEDCIILCSGVTCVWTDTKIDKPRHVYEGSILVVRLPDEFGNNPLINVKSGKRVLKKIQLDDMAHG; this is encoded by the coding sequence ATGAAATTTAGTCAATTTTTTGTCCCCACAGCTGTCTTTTTTGTTATGATTGGAATTTGGGCTGTTACACCAAATATTGCTCATGCAATGACACCAACTCCAACAGAACGCCCAACAGATCTAACTGCAACAGCAGTCTCTCCAACTCAGATCAATCTTTCATGGAATGCACCGACAGAAAACTATGGAAAAACTATCATTGGTTATAAAATTGAACAGAGATTAGGCGGTGGTAACTATTTTACATTAGTAGCAAACACAAACAGAATAATTACTACGTATTCTTTGACTGGATTGACAACTGATACTACTTACACTTACAGAGTATCAGCAGTTTACCATGATGATACTAGTACAGATCCATCAAATGCAGCATCTGCAACTCCAACCACAACATCTGCACCTCCACCAACTCCATCACTTACATCACCAATTACAAACGTAAAATTTGATTTTACACCATCTGACGGAACCACACTAACAGCTGTTATAATAACACAAAGTGATTATCAACAATTGCAATATGAAAAAAATCCTAGAAGTATAATTTCTAATGCATTACCAACAACCGAAACAATAACTAATGATTTGGCTGGAATTCTAACATACCAGAATTATCATTTAAGCCCAACTTCAGTACCTGGACCACTTATGGCACAAGCAGTCTCTCCAACTCAGATCAACCTTTCTTGGCTTCCTCCAATAGAGAACTATCAACAATCCATAATTGGTTATAAAATAGACTTGAAACGAGCTCCAGGAGATTATGTCATAATAGATGATAATACAGGTAATGACACTACAAAATATTCAATAGTGAGTCTGAAGACTGGCACTACTTACACCTACCGGGTATCAGCAATTTATTCTGATCATACGATTAGTAATCCATCAAACGAAGCTTCAGCAATTACACTTCAATCACTACAGCCTATATCTCAAACTACACCTCCGCCAACTACAACATCTTCACAACCTACACCAACACCACAACCTGTGATGAATGTGAAATTTGACTTTACAGCATCTGATGGAACCACACTAACAGCTGTTATAATAACACAAAGTGATTATCAGCAACTAATAGTAATAAAAGATCCTAGAAGTTTAATTTCTAATGTAACAGAAACAACAAACACCATAAACAATAACCTGTCAGGTCTTCTTAGATATCAAACAATTCATTCTCCTCAAGAAACTACATCTCCACAACAGACATACAACTATACTCCACCAATTCCAAATAACACTAACAGTCCCAATATTGGACTATTATGGGGTGTAGCTACATCAGTAATAGCATCTGGAGTAATAGGTATCATAACTTGGTTTGTTAAAACAAAAGTTGCAAAAAAAATAGCAAAAGAATACTACTTTACATTGGAAAAGATAATTGAAGATGGAATTCAACATATAAGAATTAGAAATAGTGGTCCTACAATAGAAGACTGCATTATCTTATGTTCAGGTGTTACGTGTGTTTGGACTGACACAAAAATAGATAAACCAAGGCACGTCTATGAGGGCAGTATTTTGGTAGTAAGATTACCTGATGAATTTGGAAATAATCCATTGATTAATGTTAAGAGCGGTAAGAGAGTTCTAAAAAAAATTCAACTTGATGATATGGCTCATGGCTAA
- a CDS encoding PhoU domain-containing protein — MEIVDEDSTNVNVHFLLDATTLSPEKILKRMSSIALGMFRDTLSTLTSSDKTVLQTMVNRDDEIDRQYFLLVRLIRSTMVDKKLAHALNLENIDILDYRIAANLLEAAGDTIVDLANSLTGLSLMPAEIKKIYDVAKEIEKVHEKSIEAFISHNRSLAIEAITLHRKYHKKISEIRSLLETKKQTSIDLFDIVYSFDRIARCWNDIADLVKPVYT, encoded by the coding sequence ATGGAAATTGTTGACGAAGACTCGACAAATGTAAATGTACATTTTTTGTTGGATGCAACGACACTTAGTCCAGAAAAAATTTTAAAACGTATGAGCTCAATCGCTCTTGGAATGTTTCGTGATACATTAAGCACATTGACATCTAGTGACAAGACTGTACTGCAAACAATGGTAAACCGTGATGATGAAATAGACAGACAATATTTCCTGCTTGTAAGATTGATTCGAAGTACTATGGTTGACAAGAAACTTGCTCATGCATTAAATCTTGAAAATATTGACATTTTAGATTACAGAATAGCAGCAAATCTTCTTGAAGCTGCAGGTGATACTATAGTAGATCTTGCCAACTCGCTTACAGGTTTATCATTAATGCCAGCTGAAATCAAAAAGATTTATGATGTTGCAAAGGAAATTGAAAAAGTTCATGAAAAGTCAATTGAGGCATTCATTAGTCATAATAGATCGCTTGCAATTGAAGCTATAACGCTTCATAGGAAATATCATAAGAAAATTTCCGAGATTCGTTCCTTACTTGAGACAAAAAAACAGACCTCAATTGATCTGTTTGATATTGTATATTCCTTTGATAGGATTGCACGCTGTTGGAATGATATAGCTGATCTTGTAAAGCCAGTTTACACATAA